The Thermodesulfovibrionales bacterium genome contains the following window.
TAATGACTGAAGTTATAAGTGCTATCAGCCCTTTGTGTCTTCTTAGAGGTACAAACCATAAAACAAGCCCTGTTGATACCACAAGAAGTCCCATGAAGGGTAAATAGAGCCTGTATTCCATTATAATCTCACTTATTGGGAAGATACTGGATTCAACTGAAAGGGTCATATAATACCAGAAGATTCCGGTTGCAACAAATCTTCCGTGTCCTGGTCTTCTTAGTAAAGTAATTGCCAGCACAAGGACAGTAAAATGAAATATGAAGGCAAAAAAGGTATCTGTCTCAAAAAGACTTTTTGAGAGGGGATAATCGTAATCTATATTTAAACCCACGGGGAATAAAAAGAGTCTAAGATAGGATATGAGAACCCTTAACTGGGTTAAAAGATAAATGTGCCTCGGGATGTCTGGAGCGACAGCTGTCTTTTCTATTAAGGATTCCTGAGGAGTATACCATAGGGCATCTATTGTGCTTAATGGTATTATAAAGAGGCTCAGGATGAAAAGCATAAGGGTATGCCAGGGTCTTTTTTGTCTGAAATAAAGAAATTCAAAGAAAAGTATAACAAATGGTATGGTAAAGGCCATCTCCTTTGACTTCATCGCAAGTGCTGTTGAAAACAGTGAAAGGATATAGAAAATATTTCTCTCCTTAAGTCTGGCAATTAAATAGAAATATACAGAGGATAGATAAAAGAGCGTACAGAGAAGTCCGAATCTCTGGCTTATATATGTAACTGCCATGGTGTTTACTGGATGAAGTCCAAAAAGCAAGGCACCAAAAAAGGCTATCCAGTCCTCATATTCTCGGTAGGCATCTCCAAAATTAAGTCTCATTATCAATTTAACAAGAACGAAGATTAAAAGGGCATTCAATATATGAATAAGGAGATTCGTCAGATGATAAAGAGGGGTACTGAGTCCAGCTATTGAAAAGTTTACATAAAATGTTAAAAAACCAATGAATCTTGAACCATTTATATTTCTTAAAAGTTCTCCCAGATCCTTAACCCTGAGATTCTTTACTATATAGGCGTGGTCATCCCAGTGAAAAGGTGCAGTAAAGGTATTGGAATAGGAAAGAAAGGTAAGGATAGCAATGGCTATTAATAAATACTTTGTCTTCATCGGCATTCTTTAAGAAGCTCAAGATTCTCCTTTGCAAGTGTATCACCTGGATCAAGTTCTAAAGCCTTTCTTAAAAAAAACTCTGCTTCTTTACATCTGCCAGAAATCATGAGTACATAACCCAGATTATTCCAGGCAGGACTGTACTCAGGCTCTATTTCGATAACCTTTCTGTAATAATATTCTGCCCTCTTTAGATCCCCTCTCTTAAAATTTATATTTCCAAGTTCGTAGTATGAAAATTTATATGTAACCTTTTTCATCTCCTGGGTTACACTTTCAGATTCTGCCCTTTTAATAGCCTCCTCATAAAGAAGCTCTGCCTCATCATCCCTTCCTGTAACCTGAAGGACATTTGCAAGGTTCATAAAAGCAACTGGCTCTGGATATATCTCAAGTGCTCGCCTTGAGGCACTGAGTGCGCACTCAATATCTCCTGCCTTTCTACAGGCAACTGATAGATTAAAAAATGCCCTCTGGTTTGAAGGTGATTTCTTTACAGTATCTTTCCATAGACTTATTTCATCAATCCAGATACTGTTTCTATGGTAAGTAAGCATAGCCATAAGTAGAACCACTAATAAAACCAGAGTTATCTTTATTTTTTCATTTAACACCCTGTCTTTTAAGGATCTTCTGGTATTCAA
Protein-coding sequences here:
- a CDS encoding tetratricopeptide repeat protein, translated to MNTRRSLKDRVLNEKIKITLVLLVVLLMAMLTYHRNSIWIDEISLWKDTVKKSPSNQRAFFNLSVACRKAGDIECALSASRRALEIYPEPVAFMNLANVLQVTGRDDEAELLYEEAIKRAESESVTQEMKKVTYKFSYYELGNINFKRGDLKRAEYYYRKVIEIEPEYSPAWNNLGYVLMISGRCKEAEFFLRKALELDPGDTLAKENLELLKECR